A region from the Mycolicibacterium litorale genome encodes:
- a CDS encoding enoyl-CoA hydratase/isomerase family protein yields MSEYHTVTFDQSGPVARIVLNRPDAANGMNDTMTAELADVAARCDTPATKAVVLTGSGRFFCAGGDLKAFATAPSRGRFIKGVADDLHRAISTFARMDAVLVTAVNGAAAGAGFSLAVAGDLVLAAESASFTMAYTKVGLSPDGSASYHLPRLVGLRRAQELMLTNRTLSAAQALDWGLVTDVVADTELGDRATALAEQLAGGSAPSHGAVKALLLASSKNGLEEQMELEGRTIARRADSADGREGVDAFLAKRRPEFG; encoded by the coding sequence GTGAGCGAATACCACACAGTGACGTTCGACCAGTCGGGTCCCGTCGCCCGCATCGTGCTGAACCGCCCGGACGCCGCCAACGGGATGAACGACACCATGACCGCCGAACTCGCCGACGTCGCCGCCCGCTGCGACACCCCGGCGACCAAGGCGGTGGTGCTCACCGGATCCGGCCGGTTCTTCTGTGCGGGAGGCGATCTCAAGGCGTTCGCGACGGCGCCGTCGCGGGGCCGGTTCATCAAGGGGGTGGCCGACGATCTGCACCGGGCGATCTCGACGTTCGCCCGGATGGACGCCGTGCTCGTCACGGCCGTCAACGGCGCCGCGGCGGGCGCCGGGTTCAGCCTCGCCGTGGCGGGCGATCTCGTGCTCGCCGCCGAGTCGGCGTCGTTCACGATGGCCTACACGAAGGTCGGCCTGAGCCCGGACGGCAGCGCCTCCTACCATCTGCCCCGGTTGGTGGGGCTGCGCCGCGCACAGGAACTGATGCTCACCAACCGCACGCTGTCGGCCGCGCAGGCGCTCGACTGGGGACTCGTCACCGACGTGGTGGCCGACACCGAACTCGGTGACCGCGCGACCGCGTTGGCCGAACAGCTGGCCGGCGGTTCGGCGCCGTCGCACGGTGCGGTCAAGGCGCTGCTGCTGGCCTCGTCGAAGAACGGCCTCGAAGAGCAGATGGAACTCGAGGGCCGGACGATCGCGCGGCGCGCGGACTCCGCCGACGGCCGCGAAGGGGTCGACGCGTTCCTCGCTAAGCGGCGCCCGGAGTTCGGCTAG
- the panB gene encoding 3-methyl-2-oxobutanoate hydroxymethyltransferase: protein MSEQTVYGAASDQSTAKPRIKVRTTHLHKWKAEGHKWAMLTAYDFSTARAFDDAGIPVLLVGDSAANVVYGYDTTVPVTIDELIPLVRGVVRGAPHALVVADLPFGSYEAGPAQALATATRFLKEAGAHAVKLEGGERVAEQIATLTAAGIPVMAHIGFTPQSVNGLGGFKVQGRGDAADQTIADAIAVAEAGAFSVVMEMVPAELATQITGKLTIPTIGIGAGPNCDAQVLVWQDMAGLTSGKTAKFVKRFGDVGGELRRAATQYADEVAAGAFPTEEHSF, encoded by the coding sequence ATGTCTGAGCAGACTGTCTACGGCGCTGCGTCCGATCAGTCCACCGCCAAGCCGCGCATCAAGGTACGCACCACCCACCTGCACAAATGGAAGGCCGAAGGCCACAAGTGGGCGATGCTCACCGCCTATGACTTCTCGACCGCCCGCGCATTCGACGACGCCGGGATTCCGGTGCTGCTCGTCGGCGACTCGGCGGCCAACGTCGTCTACGGCTACGACACCACGGTGCCGGTCACGATCGACGAGCTGATCCCGCTGGTACGCGGCGTGGTTCGCGGTGCACCCCACGCGCTGGTGGTGGCCGACCTGCCGTTCGGCAGTTACGAGGCGGGCCCGGCGCAGGCGCTGGCCACGGCCACCCGCTTCCTCAAGGAGGCCGGTGCGCACGCGGTCAAACTCGAAGGCGGCGAACGCGTCGCCGAGCAGATCGCCACGCTGACCGCGGCGGGTATTCCGGTCATGGCGCACATCGGTTTCACCCCGCAGAGCGTCAACGGTCTCGGCGGCTTCAAGGTCCAGGGCCGCGGCGACGCCGCCGACCAGACCATCGCCGATGCGATCGCGGTCGCCGAGGCCGGTGCGTTCTCGGTGGTGATGGAGATGGTGCCCGCCGAACTGGCCACCCAGATCACCGGCAAGCTGACCATCCCGACCATCGGCATCGGAGCCGGACCCAACTGCGACGCGCAGGTGCTGGTGTGGCAGGACATGGCCGGCCTGACGTCGGGCAAGACGGCGAAGTTCGTCAAGCGCTTCGGCGATGTCGGCGGCGAATTGCGCCGTGCGGCAACCCAATACGCCGACGAGGTGGCGGCCGGAGCGTTCCCGACCGAGGAGCACAGCTTCTAG
- a CDS encoding WS/DGAT/MGAT family O-acyltransferase, translated as MQRLSGLDASFLYLETAQQLLHVCSILELDTSTMPGGYTFGKLRDALSRRIESMPQFREKLADSRFNLDHPVWVEDKDFDVDRHLHRAGLPAPGGREELAEFIGHIASMPLDRSRPLWEKWVIEGIDGTDAREGGPLVVVTKVHHAAVDGVTGASLMSQLCSTEPDAPDPEPVAGVGGGNQVEIALNGAITFATRPLKLVNALPVTLNTVLDTVKRARAGLSMAPPFAAPQTPFNANVTSHRNIAFAQLDLDDVKTVKNHFGVKLNDVVMALVSGVLRTFLADRGQLPDSPLIAAVPVSVHDKSDRPGRNQVSAMFSRLETHIADPVERLKAISEANSVAKQHNSAIGATLLQDWTQFAAPAVFGTAMRVYAASRLSGARPVLNLVVSNVPGPQIPLYYLGSEVKAMYPIGPIFHGSGLNITVMSLNGKLDVGIVSCPELLPDLWDLADDFAVALDELLGATR; from the coding sequence ATGCAACGGCTCAGCGGTCTCGACGCCAGCTTCCTCTACCTCGAAACCGCCCAGCAGCTACTGCACGTGTGCTCGATCCTCGAGCTCGACACGTCGACGATGCCCGGCGGCTACACATTCGGCAAACTGCGCGACGCGCTGTCGCGGCGGATCGAATCCATGCCGCAGTTCCGGGAGAAACTCGCCGACAGCCGGTTCAACCTCGACCATCCGGTGTGGGTGGAGGACAAGGACTTCGACGTCGACCGGCACCTGCACCGGGCCGGCCTGCCCGCGCCCGGCGGCCGCGAGGAGCTGGCCGAGTTCATCGGCCACATCGCCTCGATGCCGCTCGACCGGTCGCGGCCGCTGTGGGAGAAGTGGGTGATCGAGGGTATCGACGGCACCGACGCCCGCGAGGGTGGACCTCTGGTGGTGGTGACGAAGGTGCATCACGCGGCCGTCGACGGCGTCACCGGGGCCAGCCTGATGTCCCAGCTGTGCAGCACCGAACCCGACGCGCCCGACCCCGAACCCGTCGCCGGGGTCGGCGGCGGCAACCAGGTCGAGATCGCCCTCAACGGAGCGATCACGTTCGCCACCCGCCCGCTCAAACTGGTCAACGCGCTGCCGGTGACGCTGAACACCGTGCTCGACACCGTCAAGCGCGCGCGTGCCGGACTGTCGATGGCGCCGCCGTTCGCGGCGCCGCAGACGCCGTTCAACGCCAACGTCACCAGCCACCGCAACATCGCGTTCGCCCAACTCGATCTCGACGACGTCAAGACGGTCAAGAACCACTTCGGGGTCAAGCTCAACGACGTGGTGATGGCACTGGTGTCGGGGGTGCTGCGCACGTTCCTCGCCGACCGCGGTCAACTGCCCGACAGCCCGCTGATCGCGGCGGTGCCCGTCTCGGTGCACGACAAGTCCGACCGGCCGGGGCGCAACCAGGTGTCGGCGATGTTCTCCCGCCTCGAAACCCACATCGCGGATCCGGTCGAACGGCTCAAGGCCATCTCCGAGGCGAATTCGGTTGCCAAACAGCACAACTCGGCGATCGGCGCCACCCTGCTGCAGGACTGGACGCAGTTCGCCGCGCCTGCGGTCTTCGGCACCGCGATGCGCGTCTACGCCGCCAGCCGCCTGTCCGGCGCCCGCCCCGTCCTCAACCTCGTGGTCTCCAACGTGCCCGGCCCCCAGATCCCGCTGTACTACCTCGGCAGCGAGGTGAAGGCGATGTATCCGATCGGCCCGATCTTCCACGGCTCCGGGCTCAACATCACGGTGATGTCGCTCAACGGCAAACTCGACGTCGGAATCGTGTCCTGTCCGGAACTGCTGCCCGATCTGTGGGACCTCGCCGACGACTTCGCCGTGGCCCTCGACGAGCTGCTCGGCGCGACCCGATAA